Genomic DNA from Hymenobacter jejuensis:
TACAAGCTTTTGGTTTGAACGCCCACTTCTACGTCGAGCAGGTAGGCCGCACGTACGGTGGGCATTTCATCAATTTCAACGGCACGGGCGGCACTTGGCGGCGCACCTGTATCGTCGACGCCGGCGGCTGGCACACCGACACGCTCACCGAAGACCTCGACCTGAGCTACCGCGCCCAGCTACGGGGCTGGCAGTTCCTGTATCTGCCCCGCGTGGTAGCCCCGGCCGAGTTGCCGGCCGCCATGGACGCGTTGAAATCGCAGCAGTTCCGCTGGACTAAAGGCGCTGCCGAAACCGCCCGCAAGCACTTGGGGAGAGTGTTAACTTCTTCTGTCAGGGCTTCCACCAAGGTGCATGCAATGTTTCACTTGCTCAACAGCACCGTATTTATGGCCATTCTGCTGATGGCGCTGCTGAGCGTGCCGCTGGTGTTTGTGCGGGTACGGATTCCGGAGTTCAGGCCGGTTTTTCAGATGGCCTCGATCTTTCTGCTGGGTTTCCTGCCCCTCACCTATTATTACTTCATGGCTTGGCGACTGTCGAATGCAAAAAAGGCTTGGTGGAAGTTCGTGCCGCTTTTTTTGCTTTTTCTGGCTGTTTCGATGGGATTATCGCTGCACAATTCGCGGGCGGTAATGTTGGGGCTGCTGGGCCGGCAATCGGCCTTTGTTCGCACGCCCAAGCTGGGGCTGGTGCGCCGGCAGGGCACCTGGCAAGGGCGCCGCTACCGCACCGGTGCGCTGGATTGGCTCACGGCCCTGGAAGGTCTGCTGACGCTGTACTTCCTGTTCGGGTTGGGCGCGGGCCTATATTTCCGTGACCTAGGCCTGCTG
This window encodes:
- a CDS encoding cellulose synthase family protein — translated: MLGLEIALLVLYGLCLTFILGFSLTQLQLTRLAQRAYRQPLAPEPLPPTEWPRVTVQLPIYNEVYVVERVIDAAAALDYPADKLHIQVLDDSTDETLALAAARVAYHRAQGLRIEHVQRPDRQGFKAGALRHGLELTDGEFITIFDADFVPNPDFLRRSIPHFHNPKVGVVQTRWGHLNEEYSLLTELQAFGLNAHFYVEQVGRTYGGHFINFNGTGGTWRRTCIVDAGGWHTDTLTEDLDLSYRAQLRGWQFLYLPRVVAPAELPAAMDALKSQQFRWTKGAAETARKHLGRVLTSSVRASTKVHAMFHLLNSTVFMAILLMALLSVPLVFVRVRIPEFRPVFQMASIFLLGFLPLTYYYFMAWRLSNAKKAWWKFVPLFLLFLAVSMGLSLHNSRAVMLGLLGRQSAFVRTPKLGLVRRQGTWQGRRYRTGALDWLTALEGLLTLYFLFGLGAGLYFRDLGLLPFHLLLTIGFGLVFYYSLRHNRQPA